In one window of Sphingomonas sp. BGYR3 DNA:
- the recG gene encoding ATP-dependent DNA helicase RecG, protein MRPDLLNPLFAEITALKGVGPGLAKPLERLGLARVVDMAFHLPTGWIDRLPREELDAADAGRVIAITLVPVDYRVSAGRGPTRVHAQDARGNIVSLVYFGGSSGWVKKLLPIGEARRVSGKLETYGQELQIIHPDHVLSLDEADGLAEREAVYPLSEGVTSKRLAGFAEQAVARAPVLPEWIEPGLKAARGWPDWRHALTRIHADPADAKARERLAYDEVFANQLALALVRGEARSKRGKPLMGDGSLRARLNLPYSPTGAQARTIREIEGDMAQDRPMLRLLQGDVGSGKTLVAAMALLIAAEAGAQGALLAPTEILARQHYETLSRLLAPTGVTVAVLTGRDKGRARESTLMGLSDGSIQILIGTHAIFQEAVSYRDLGLVVVDEQHRFGVAQRMMLQAKAQRPPHLLVMTATPIPRTLTLANYGEMDVSRLDEMPPGREPIETRVVSEDRLAEVVEGLARHLAGGGQAYWVCPLVEESEKSDLAAAEARAESLRIRLGDAAVALVHGRMKPPEKDAQMARFQSAQAGVLVATTVIEVGVDVPNATLIIIEHADRFGLAQLHQLRGRVGRGGGKSICLLLRGGQLSETARARLALMRETNDGFRIAEEDLRLRGAGELLGTRQSGDMAFRLASPDQMAELLPAANQDARLLIDRDGGLSGERGQAARLALYLFERDAAVALLRSG, encoded by the coding sequence ATGCGACCCGACCTGCTCAATCCATTGTTCGCGGAAATCACCGCGCTGAAGGGCGTCGGCCCCGGACTGGCCAAGCCGCTGGAGCGGCTGGGGCTGGCGCGGGTGGTCGATATGGCGTTCCACCTGCCGACCGGATGGATCGACCGGCTGCCGCGCGAGGAACTGGACGCAGCCGATGCCGGGCGGGTGATCGCCATCACGCTGGTGCCGGTGGATTACCGGGTGTCGGCCGGGCGCGGGCCGACGCGGGTCCATGCACAGGACGCGCGCGGCAACATCGTCTCCCTCGTCTATTTCGGCGGATCGAGCGGATGGGTGAAGAAGTTGCTGCCCATCGGCGAGGCGCGCCGCGTTTCGGGCAAGCTGGAAACCTATGGCCAGGAATTGCAGATCATTCACCCGGACCATGTCCTGTCGCTGGACGAGGCGGACGGGCTGGCCGAGCGGGAGGCGGTCTATCCCCTGTCCGAAGGGGTGACGTCGAAACGGCTGGCGGGTTTTGCCGAACAGGCGGTGGCGCGCGCCCCCGTGCTGCCCGAATGGATCGAGCCGGGGTTGAAGGCCGCTCGCGGCTGGCCCGACTGGCGCCATGCGCTGACCCGCATCCATGCCGATCCCGCCGATGCGAAGGCGCGCGAGCGGCTGGCCTATGACGAGGTGTTCGCCAATCAGCTGGCGCTGGCGCTGGTGCGGGGCGAGGCGCGGTCGAAGCGGGGCAAGCCGTTGATGGGCGACGGGTCGCTGCGGGCGCGGCTGAACCTGCCCTATTCGCCGACAGGCGCGCAGGCGCGGACGATCCGCGAGATCGAGGGCGACATGGCGCAGGACCGGCCGATGCTGCGCCTGCTGCAGGGCGATGTCGGATCGGGCAAGACGCTGGTCGCGGCCATGGCGTTGCTGATCGCGGCAGAGGCGGGGGCGCAGGGCGCGCTGCTGGCGCCGACCGAAATCCTGGCGCGGCAGCATTATGAAACGCTGTCCCGGTTGCTGGCGCCCACCGGCGTCACCGTTGCGGTGCTGACCGGGCGGGACAAGGGGCGGGCGCGCGAATCGACGCTGATGGGCCTGTCCGACGGGTCGATCCAGATCCTGATCGGGACGCACGCCATTTTCCAGGAGGCGGTCAGCTATCGCGACCTTGGGCTGGTGGTGGTGGACGAACAGCACCGGTTCGGGGTGGCGCAGCGCATGATGTTGCAGGCCAAGGCGCAGCGGCCGCCGCACCTGCTGGTCATGACCGCGACGCCCATTCCGCGCACGCTGACGCTGGCCAATTATGGCGAGATGGATGTGAGCCGCCTCGATGAGATGCCGCCGGGGCGCGAGCCGATTGAAACGCGCGTGGTGTCCGAGGACCGGCTGGCCGAGGTGGTCGAGGGGCTGGCGCGGCATCTGGCCGGCGGGGGGCAGGCATATTGGGTCTGTCCGCTGGTCGAGGAATCCGAAAAATCCGATCTGGCGGCAGCAGAGGCGCGGGCGGAATCGCTGCGTATCCGGCTGGGCGATGCGGCAGTCGCGCTGGTCCATGGCCGGATGAAGCCGCCGGAGAAGGACGCGCAGATGGCGCGGTTTCAGTCGGCACAGGCGGGCGTGCTGGTGGCGACGACGGTGATCGAGGTTGGCGTGGATGTGCCCAACGCGACCCTGATCATCATCGAGCATGCCGACCGGTTCGGCCTAGCCCAGCTGCACCAGCTGCGCGGGCGCGTGGGCCGGGGCGGGGGCAAGTCGATCTGTCTGCTGCTGCGCGGCGGGCAGCTGAGCGAAACGGCGCGGGCTCGGCTGGCGCTGATGCGCGAGACGAATGACGGGTTTCGCATTGCCGAGGAGGACCTGCGCCTGCGCGGAGCCGGCGAGCTGCTCGGCACGCGCCAGTCGGGCGATATGGCGTTCCGGCTGGCCAGTCCGGACCAGATGGCGGAACTGCTGCCCGCCGCCAATCAGGACGCGCGGCTGCTGATCGACCGGGATGGCGGACTGTCCGGCGAGCGGGGGCAGGCAGCGCGGCTGGCGCTGTATCTGTTCGAGCGGGATGCGGCGGTGGCGCTCCTTAGATCCGGCTGA
- a CDS encoding succinate dehydrogenase assembly factor 2 codes for MDRETRLKRLKFRAWHRGTKEADLMIGGFFDAAHATWGEAEIALFEELMEEQDVDIMAWALGVAPVPPRYAGGMFDAIRRLDFVKLPD; via the coding sequence ATGGACCGCGAGACCCGCCTGAAGCGACTGAAGTTCCGTGCCTGGCATCGCGGCACCAAAGAGGCCGACCTGATGATCGGCGGCTTTTTCGATGCGGCCCATGCGACATGGGGCGAGGCGGAGATCGCCCTGTTCGAGGAACTGATGGAGGAACAGGATGTCGACATCATGGCCTGGGCCCTTGGCGTTGCGCCCGTTCCGCCCCGCTATGCGGGGGGCATGTTCGATGCGATCCGCCGGCTCGATTTCGTGAAGCTGCCCGACTGA